The stretch of DNA CACGCTGCTTGCGCTCTACGGCAAGCTGGTTGTTGTCGAGGTACTCCCACATTTCCTTCGTCTTCGGGGTCGCCGTGGCGAGGAAGGACTCATCGCCATCGTACGGCGTGTAATTCTTCTGAATGAAATCGCGAACATCGATTTCCTTCTGCCAGTCTCCTCCGACGAAGCCGTTCCAGGCCTTCGCCTGCAGCTCCTCGGCAGATAAAGCAGTCTGATCTACTGCGGTCATTTAGCACTCCTTATTAGTGGAGCAACGCATCTTCACGTTGCGTTCGATTCCCATTGTAGAGTGGTCTTCGTCACAAACACAGCCAAATAAATGTGACCTACATCACTTTTTTGCCTTTTTGTATGCAGCTTTGCTTTTCAAAAATGTTGGGAAAATACCAAAAGCCAATAACGACAACGGTTGCGGGCATTACAGCCGATTCTGAATTTGACGTATCAACAACTCAAAAAAATGTGATGTACGTCACTTTTTATATCAAGGGATAAAAAACTGGCCAATATATCCATACTTGAATATTGACCAGTTATTGGTTCCCCACCGAAGAACGGCAATCATGCCTCTTGGTTTTCCGACTCGGCATCATCCGAATCATTGTCCCAGGCATTCCATTTACGGTTCTGCTCATCCCAGATCAGGTTGCGTTCCCTGACGATCTTCCAAGCGTCCTGCGCATCCTTTCGGGACTTGTATGGACCACTTCGCTGGCCTACGGGCGAAAGCTTGCCCAACTCGGGCTTGCCCGTTGCCGTATTGAAATACCATTGTCTGCTCTCATCATCATTCGTGTCTTGCCTAACATCGACCATCGCAATTCCCCTCTATCGGCAACATGGTCTTTCTTACCTTAGCCCGGATCGGTTTCACGTCGCTTCGGCTCGTCCGAAGGCGTAGCCGACAAGCTCAGCCACGCTGGTTGTAGTCGGCGCAGAGTGTGTTGATCGCATTCAGATATTTGTAGAAATAAATAAACGGACCGACGATAATGAGGGAGCCGAGGAAATCCCAAAGCCAGAAATCGGAAGCGGAGAGTTCACGGGCATAGCCGCGACGCTGCAGTTCATCGCCGATGCGATTGCTCATCTTGTGGTACCAGACCAATGAGGCGATTCCCAAAGTAATCGGACCGACCAGGAAGTAGAGCAGGCAGTAATGCATCGTCTTCTTGCCGTCGTAACGGCCGGCGACGGTATTGAGCGAATCGGTGGCACCAGTCATAATGACGATATTGTAAATGCCCAAGGTAATGATGCCGAGCAGAATCCACTTGACCAGACTGCGCCCGGTATAAAGCTGACCGACCGGCGCCATGCCGGTCTGAACCGGGACGTCGTATCGGGGCTGGTATTGCTGAACCGTGGGATCGATCGGAGGATTCTGCGGTGCCGGCTGCGAGGTGGCGTACGCCGATTGTCCTTGCTGATATTGTCCGTCATTAAACTGCGAAGTCTCCTGCTGCTGAAATTCCGGCGAAACAGGAGCATTGAACGGTTGCCGGCCCGGGCCTTGCTGCGGTTGCGCAACAGGCTGAATCGGCTGGAAATTCTGATTGCTTTGCGAGGTGAATTGCGGCTGGCCGGCCTGCGGGTCGGTCATCGCATGCGGCATCGGCACCGTACCAGGCTGGGAAGACGGCGCGGGAACGCCTCCAACGGGAGAACCCGAAGGCTGCGGAATCGAGGGGAGCGGAATATTGGGCTGAGGCATCGGATTGCTCATGGTAGTATCTTTCTTCTCGCGGGCTGACGGTCTCTGACAGACTTCTTCGCCCAAAGCATAATGATAACCAGTTGGCACCACCAAATGCAAGCCGCTTCTGTCTTCGCCGATATTGTGGGCGCGATCACTGATTTTCGCTCTGCCGATTAGAGCACATGGGAACCGGCAAACCGCCGTGTTTCCGCCCGACACCACGTCTATTCGCGGAAAGCGCTGGTCACCGGCAGACGACGGTCACGACCGAACGCCAACGACGTGACTTTGGGACCGAGCGGATACTGGCGACGCTTCCATTCGGCACGGTCGACCAAGCGCATCACCGTGTCGACAGTACCCTCGTCAAAACCGTCTTTCAGCAGATCGGCACGACCGTGGGCCTTCTCGATGTAGGCCGCCAGGACCTGATCGAGCAGCGCATATTCCGGAAGCGAATCGGAATCCTTCTGACCGGGACGCAGCTCGGCGCTGGGGGCTTTTTCGATGCTCGAGACCGGGATCATCACCCCGTCTTTGAGCGGCACGCCCGCTCCCCCGTTTTCGTTGCCTACGATTTTGAGGCCTCCGACGCCGACACCCGCGGCCGCCGCGCGGTTGCGCCAACGCGAAAGCTCCCAGACCCGGGTCTTGAGCAAATCCTTGATCGGGGCGTAGCCGCCGACCGCATCGCCGTAAATCGTGGAATAGCCGCAGGCCAGCTCGGACTTGTTGCCGGTGGCGAGCGCCAGCAGGTTCTTGGAGTTCGAATAGGCCATCACGATGACGCCACGGATGCGCGCCTGCAAATTTTCGGCGGCGATGCCGTCGAGCTCGAGCTGGCCTTGGAACGCCTTGAACAACGGCTCGATGGGCTGGATGTCGTATTTGGCGCCGATGTTGCGGGCCAGGTCGGCCGCATCGTCCTTGGAGCCGTCGGAGGAATACATGCTCGGCATGGAGACGCCCTGCACGTGCTCGCCGCCCACCGCGTCGGCCGCCATCGCGGCCACCAGTGCGGAATCGATGCCGCCGGAAAGGCCGAGCACGACACCGGTGAAATGGTTCTTGGCCATATAATCCTTAAGCCCCAGAACGCAGGCCGCATAGACCTCTTCATCGGGGTCACGCAATGCGGCAAGCGTGCCGACCTGTTGATGGCCGGCCGCGGAATCGAAATCGAAATAACTCAGGTCTTCGACGAACATCGGCGAGCGCTCGACAAGCGTGCCGTCGGCATCGACCACGAAGCTGCCGCCGTCGAAGATCAGGTCGTCCTGCCCGCCGACCTGGTTCAAGTAAATCAGCGGGGCATGGACCTCGTGCGCACGCCTGACGGCCAAATCAAGCCGCGTATGGGTTTTGCCTTCCTCATACGGCGAGCCGTTGATCGTCAGCAACACGTCGATGCCTTGTTCAGCCAGCTCGGCCACCGGCCCGCCGTCCTGCCAGATATCCTCGCAGATAGCGACGCCGACCTTCACGCCCTCGATATCGAGAATGACGGAATGCTGGCCGGCCTCGAAGATACGGAACTCGTCGAACACACCGTAATTGGGCAGGAAATGCTTGTCGTAGGTCGAGAAGACCGAGCCTTCGTGCAATACCACCAAGCGGTTGGTCGGTTTGCCGTCGACGTCACTCGCCTCGGAGGTCCCGACAGTTCCGGCCACCACGTAAAGCGAGCCCAAACCTTCTTTTTGCAAGGTTTGCGCCAGTTCGTCGGCCTTGTCGGCAGCGGCCTTGCGGAAGGTGGCCCGGAATGCGAGATCCTCGATTGGGTAGCCGGTCAGGGTCATTTCCGGGAAAACAACGACCTGAGCCTTCTTGAGCGCAGCCATCCGGCTGAATTGCAGGACGGTGGCGGCATTGCCGTTGAGGTCACCCACGCAGGTGTCGATCTGGGCCAAAGCGAAACGTAGTTGAGTCATGTCTTCATCATATCCGCTGGTGTGGCTGAGAAATACCCAATGAGCCAAACGTGGCAGAGCAGCGCTCAGCGATGACTCCATTCATCCCCCAGACGCAACGCGGCGTTGGCATAGAATTCCGCTGCGGGTTTGATGGCCCCATCAAGCGCGACGAACTCGGGGTTGTGTAGGCCATGACGGCCCGGCTGCCCGTTGGATCCGATGAACGCGAAGACCATGGGAGCCAGTTCGCCGTAATTATAGAAATCCTCACCGGCCATGGACGGCTTGATGGGCGCGAGCTCGGCGTAATCGGGAACGTCACGCGCGACGACTTGCGCCAGATGTGCGTCGCTGACCAGAGGGCCGGCAACGGTGTCGTATACGATATCCGCAGTGATGCCGTACGCGGCAGCCGTGGATTCGACCACTTCGCGGAATCGACGGGCCACCAGATCGCCGTCGTCCTGATAGAAATAACGAATGGTGCCCATGAAACCGGCATGAGCCGGGATGACGTTCCAGACGTCGCCGCCCTGCACTTGAGTAACCGACAGCACGACCGGCCGGAACGGAGAGGCGTTACGGCTCACGATGCCTTGCAATGCCAGAATGGTCGAGGCCATCGCCTCCATGGGGCCCGTGCCGGCCTCGGGATAGGCACCATGGGTGCCGTCGGCGTTGAAGGTGACGCGGAAACGCACACAGCCGGCCATCATGGGCTCTTCCCCGACGGCGATCTGACCCGGCTTATAGTCGGGGTTGTTGTGAGTGCCGACGATGGCGTCGAGATGGCCCAACGCATCTGCGGCGATGACATGTTGCGCGCCCTCGCTGGTCTCCTCAGCCGGCTGGAAGAGAATCACGACCGAGCCTCGGATGCGATTGCTGTGCTCGGCTAACCAGAAGGCTGCCGCGAGCAAACCGCTCATATGGATGTCGTGGCCACAGGCGTGCATGACGCCTTCGTTTTTGGAAGGACGGTCCACACCGGAACGCTCACAAACCGGCAATCCGTCGATGTCGGCGCGAAGGGCGATACGAGGCCCCGGATTGTCTCCTTTGATTTCAGCCACCAAACCGGTTTCCAACGTGGTGTCAAGCACCGTAATGCCATGCGACTGCAATTGGTCTCGGAGGTATTTGGTCGTCTCGAATTCCTTGAAACCCAGCTCCGGATATTCGTGGAGATGACGACGTATGGCGATCAGATCATCCTTGATATCGATATGAACCGTCTGATCCGTCTGATCCGTCATAGCAACCTCATTTCCGTTAATCTCTTACTCTGTACCGCTTTTAATCACATCATCAAACATCATCAAACATCATCAACATGTAGAGATGACGATTCCGCGCCTTCGTTACTGCTGACGCTTGAGAATGCGCTTGGCCAGCATGTTGGCGATGGCCTGCACCACCTGAACCAGGACGATCATGATGATCACCGCGGTCCAGGTCACCGTCGGATCGAACTTCTGATAGCCGTAGGCGATGGCGAAATTACCGAGTCCGCCGCCGCCGATGTAGCCGGCCATGGCCGACATGTCGAGGATCGAGATGAACAGGAAGGCGTAGGCCAGGATGAGCGGGCCGAGCGCCTCGGGGATCAGCACGGTGCGCACGATAGTGAATTTGGAGGCACCCATGGCCCGGGCCGCCTCGATGACGCCGGAATCGACGGGTACGAGATTCTGCTCGACCAGCCTCGAAGTGGCGAACGTGGCCATGATGACCATCGGGAAGATCGCCGCCATGGTGCCGATGGAGGTGCCTACCACCTTGATGGTCAACGGCTGCATCGCCGCCAGGAAGATGATGAACGGAATGGGCCGGACGATGTTGACGATGATGTCAAGCACCCGGTAGACCGTGGCGTTGGCGAACAGGTTGCCCGGGCGCGTGCCGTAAAGCACCACGCCGAGCATAAGGCCCAGGATACCGCCGAGAAGAAGCGTGACGAACACCATCTCCAGTGTCTGGGCGATGGATTGGAAAAGCATCGGCCTGAGCACCGACCAATCCTGCGTCGACGCCAAGGTCACGACGCCGGAAGCCGTGTTGTTGATAGCGCTGATAGCGTTCATCGTGTCTCTCCCCCGTTGTGCGTTTCGTTGGCCTGCTCTTTCGATTGCTCGGAGCCATCCGCCGTGGCCGAGCCCTTGCCGGCCTTGCGCGGCATGGGGCGCAGCACCGCCTCGCCGTACTCCACCGGCGCCTGCCGTGTACCGAAATCGAAGACGTCGCTGTTCAGGGCGAGCTCGCCGAGGAAGTCTTCGACAAGGGCGGCGTCCCCGGCCAGCTCGTAGGTCATCGCGCCGATGGCGGAGCCGGCCACGGTGTCGATGCCGCCGTAGACCAGATTGGTGGGTATCGCGTATTTGGAGATGAGCTCCGAGATGTTCTGGCCGGAAGCGGAAACCCACGAACCGTTCAGCTCGTTGCGCGTCTCCTTCTGACGGATGAGCACCGTGACGATGCGTCCGGCCCACTGGCGGTGGATGTCGGCGACGCGCTCGGCGTCGGGAAGCCCCGAGATAGCCGTGGCGATGAAGCGCTTGGTCACCTCCTGCTCGGGAGAAGCGAAGAGGCTGTAGGCGTCTCCACGCTCGACCACCTTGCCATCGCTCATCACCGCGACATGGTTCGCGATCTGCTGGACGACGTTCATCTGATGGGTGATCAGCACGATGGTGACGCCAAGCACCTGGTTGACCTGCTTGAGCAGGTCGAGCACCTCGCCGGTGGTCTCAGGGTCGAGGGCGCTGGTCGCCTCGTCGGCCAGGATGATCTCGGGATTCGTGGCCAAGGCGCGAGCGATGCCGACACGCTGTTTCTGGCCGCCGGAAAGCTGCGAAGGATACTTGTCCGCCTGGTCGGCAAGGCCGACGAAACGCAGCAACAGGTTGACGCGACGCTCCAGATAGTCCTTGCGCCAATGGTCGAGCACCAAGGGATAGGCGACGTTCTGTGCCACCGTCTTGGTGGAGAAGAGGTTGAACTGCTGGAAAATCATGCCGATCTTCTGACGCAGCGGCCGCAGCGACGACTCACCCAAGGAGGTGATGTCCTGCCCGAGCACGCGCACCGTGCCGGACGTCGGGCGTTCCAAGGCGTTGATCATGCGCACCAAGGTCGACTTGCCCGCGCCCGAATAGCCGATGATGCCGAAGATGTCGCCCTTGTCGATGCTCAACGACACGTCGTCGACGGCACGGGTCGACGTTCGGGCACCTTTCGCCCTGAACTCCTTGACCACATGGTCAAGCTCGATGATTGGTTCCGCCATGTTCCTGTTTTCACCTCGGCATTTCGTTGTTTGCACGCCCTGTCCGGGCCCGTTCAAATCCTATTGACCGTCTGTCGACGGGCATCACTTGGCCTGCGCCGCGTCCTTCTCGATGTCCTTCATGAAGCCCTGCAGATCGGCGGCGCTGTACTTGCCGGCCAGCGACGCGCTGCCGTCGGACTTCTTCATGACCCCGTCCGAGACCTTCTTGGAATGGAAGATCTTGATGAGTTTGAGGTATGTGGGATTGCTCACGTCGGCGGCGCGGGAGGCGAAGATGTTGATGTAGGGGCGGGCCTCCTTGCTCTCGGCATTGTCCTGATAGATCGCGTCGGTGGCCTTGAGCCCTGCGTCCTTGACATAGTCGTTGTTGACCACGCCGGCGGATACCTGCGGATCCTTCAGCGCATTGGCGACCTGTTCGGCCTTCAGCGGCGCCACTTTCACCTTGGAGTCGGCAGTGTCGATATCAGCGGGCGTGGTGAACGCGGTCCAACGGTGCTTGAGCTTGATGAGGCCGGCGGATTTCAGAACGCCCAACGCGCGGGCCTGGTTGGTCTCGTCGTTCGGCACCGGGACGGTGGTGCCCGCCGGAATGTCCTTGATGTCCTTGTATTTGCTGGAATAGATGCCAAGCGGATAAACCGCGACTCCGCCGATCGGCTGCAGATCCTTGTGGTTCTTCATGTTGTAGTTGGCCAGGTAAAGGATGTGCTGGAACTCGTTCAAATCAAGATTGCCGGCGTCCACGGCCGGGTTCTCGGAGGTATAGTCCTGGAAATCGACCAGATCGACATAGATGCCCTGCTTTTGCGCCTCGGACTTGAAAATCGGCCATTCCGGGTTGGTGACGCCGACCACGCCGATCTTGACCGGGTTGGATGGCGACCCTTTGGCCGCTCCGGCCTGGTTTGCCGTGAAACCACGATAGCCGAAGAAGGCGATGCCGACGACCAGAGCCGCAACCACCACGGCGATGATGACGTTGCGTGGGGTGTGGTTGACCCTGACCACCTCATCCGAACGTTGAAAATCGGCAAGCAGTTCAGAGATATCCGTGTCGTCGTGTTGATGGATACCGGATGACGTCATATATTCTCCCTGTAATAAATCGCAGTTGCTACCATACCCGAATATTACAGTCAAACACGGCCCGAACTGACTAATACCTTATAGATTCTGGTGATGACGCGGACAATAATCGCACAATGACGACAATTCCTGCCGCCCCCTCCCAGAGGCTGAGTCCATAGCACATCGCGCACAGTCGGCGAGTTCCTTAGTCTATCGGCTTATCGACCTGGCAAGTCCTCAATCGGTGTGAAAATGAAACCTATGACTAATGTAATCATGCATACCACAGAGGGCGACATCGTCCTGAACCTCTTCGACGACAAAGCGCCGGAAACCGTCAAGAACTTTGTCGGCCTCGCAACCGGCGAAAAGGAATGGACCGATCCCGCCACCGGCGAGAAGTCGAACAAGCCCTTCTACGACGGCCTGACCTTCCACCGCATCATCAAGGACTTCATGATCCAAGGCGGCTGCCCGCTGGGCAACGGTACCGGCGGCCCGGGCTATGAATTCGACGACGAGATCGTCGAGGACCTGAAATTCGACGAACCCTACAAGCTCGCCATGGCCAATGCGGGACTGCGCCGCGGACGCGACGGCCGTCAGCATGGCACCAACGGCTCGCAGTTCTTCATAACCACCGTGCCTTGCCCCTGGCTCAATGGCCACCACACCATTTTCGGGCAGGTGGCGGATGACGCCGGCAAGTCCGTGGTCGACCGCCTGCAGAACCTGCCCACCGACGGCAACGACATGCCGCTGGAACCGGCCGGCATCGTCTCGGTCGAAGTAGTGAAGTAGAGTCGCCGTCATCCGTCGAACCCATGAAATGCCACGCCAGCAAAAGCAGCGTGGCATTTCGCATTCATACCTTCCTGTGCGCCGCCCCTTTTCATCCGAGTTCACCATCGATCACGTCGTGCGGAGCGCATATACAGAGAAAAGCACACTTTTAGACCTATTTTCGTGATTATCTCTGCATCTGCACTTTCCATGCAGAGATAATCACGATTTTGCAGCATTTTTTGTGATTATCTCTGCATATTTGCCATGGACGCGGAGATAATCACACTTGCAGGGACCTAATAGAAAGGCAAACCGTCCCTTACATCTTGCGCATGTGCGGGACAGCGGAATCCTTGGCGCCGGTCAGGCGGTAGACGTCGAAAACGCCGTCGATCTTGCGCACCGCGCTCAAAAGCGTGTTCATGTGCTGCGGGTCGGCCATCTCGAAGGAGAACTGGCTGGTGGCCACGCGGTCGGAGCCGGTGGCGACGGTGGCGCTGATGATGTTGACACCATGGTCGGAAAGCACCTGGGTGACGTCGGTCAGCAGGTGCGGCCGGTCGAGCGCCTCCACCTGGATCTTGACCATGAACAGGCCCTTGGCGCTGGTCCAGGCGACCTCGACCACGCGATCGGGCTGTTGCTTCTCAAGATTGAGCATGTTCTGGCAATCGGCGCGATGCACCGATACGCCCTCGTTTTTGGTGATGAAACCGAGAATCTTGTCTCCGGGGACGGGCGTGCAACACCGGGCCAGCTTGACCCAGACGCCTTCCACGCCCTTGACCGAAATGCCAAGCTTGTTGGTATCGCGGCGGCGCTCGACGTGCTTTAAAGGCAGGGCTTCCTGCTCGACGTCCTCTTCCACCTCGTCCTGCCCGGCGTCTTTGACCAGTCGCGAGATGACGTTCTGTGTGGAGACCTGGCCATCGCCGATAGCGGCGAACACGGCGTCGGCGTTGTCGAAATTGAGTTCGTCGGCCACTCCGACCAACGCCTGCGGCGTCAGAAGGTTCGAGACCGGCAGGTTGCGCTTGCGCATGGCGCGGGTGAGCTCGTCGCGCCCCTCGTCGATGGCCTCGCTGCGGCGTTCCTTGCTGAACCACTGGCGGATCTTGTTGCGCGCCTTCGGGCTTTTGACGAAGCTCAGCCAGTCGCGCGAAGGACCGGCGGTTTCTGATTTCGAGGTCAGGATCTCGACGGTGTCGCCGCTTTCGAGCACGGTGTCGAGCGGGACGAGACGGCCGTTGACGCGCGCACCCATGGTGCGATGGCCGACCTCGGTATGCACCGCGTAGGCGAAATCGATCGGGGTGGCGTTGGCCGGCAGGGAGATGATCTTGCCCTTGGGGGTGAAGACGTAGACTTCGGCGCTGCCCAGATCTTCTTTCAGGGAACCGAGGAACTCGTCGGAGTCCGGGGTCTCGCTGGTCCAGTCGGCCAGCTGCTGGATCCACTTGAGGTTGTCGGCTTCGCTCAGATCCTGGTTCTCTTCGCTTTCGCGCTTCTTGTCGGTCTTGTCGGGCTCGCTCAACTTGCGTCCGGCCTGCCCGTTTTCCTTGTACTTCCAGTGGGCCGCGATGCCGAATTCGCTGCGCCGGTGCATGTCCCAGGTGCGGATCTGAATCTCGACAGGCTTGCCGCCGGGGCCGACCACCGTGGTGTGCAGGCTCTGGTACATGTTCATCTTCGGCATGGCGATGTAGTCCTTGAACCTGCCGGGAATCGGGCTCCAGCGGGCGTGGACGGCACCGAGGGCCGCATAGCAGTCCTGGATGGTATCGACGATGATGCGCACGCCGATCAGGTCGTAGATATTGGAGAAATCATGGCCTCGTACGATCATCTTCTGATAAATCGAGAAATAGTCTTTCGGCCGGCCGGTGACGGTGGCCTTGATGTGCTGGTCGGCGAGGTCTTCGTTGATCTCGCTGACTATCTGCTTCAGGTAGACGTCACGCTGGCCGGCACGACGGTTGACGAGCACGACGATTTCGTTGTAGATCTTGGGATAGAGGACTTTGAAGCTCAGCTCCTCAAGTTCGGTCTTGATGGCGTTCATGCCGAGTCTGTTGGCAAGGGGCGCATAGACGTCAAGCGTCTCCCGAGCCTTGCGCTGGGCATTGGCCGGTTTGACGTAGCGCCAGGTACGTGCGTTATGGAGGCGGTCGGCCAATTTGACGACCAGCACACGCACATCGCGGCTCATGGCCACAACCATCTTGCGAATGGTCTCGGCCTGCGCCGAGTCGCCGACCTCCATGCGGGTCAGTTTCGTGACCCCGTCGACCAGACCGGTGACGGTGTCGCCGAATTCCTCACGACACTGATCGAGCGTGTAATCGGTGTCTTCGACGGTGTCATGCAACAATCCTGCGGCGACCACCAACGATCCCATGCCGAGGTCGGCCAGAATCTGGGCGACGGCCAGCGGATGGATGATATACGGTTCGCCGGAACGACGACGCTGGGTGCGGTGCTGCCAGACGGCACGGCGATAGGCGCGCTCAAGGATAGCAAGGTCGGCATCCGGGTGATGGGCACGGCAGGCGCGCACGATGGGCTGCAACGGGTCGAGCGGGTCCGTGCTGATCTCGCAGCCCAGCATCTTCGCCGAATTGTTGTCAGAAACCGTATCGCCCATGCCCGCTCCCATCACCGTATCTCTGGTTTCATTCTATCTGATTAAAGGACGGAGCGTCGCTATCTGCTCGCCAACCCGGTGGAACCGAACCCGCGCTCGGCACGATCGCTGCCGGGAAGCGTTGCCGCGGGGACGAACCGCGCCTCAACGTAACGTTGGATGACCAGCTGCGCGATACGATCGCCTGCGTGCAAAACCACGGTATGTTCGGCGTCGAGATTGATCAGCGGCACCTTGATTTCCCCGCGGTACCCCGCATCGATGGTGCCTGGCGCGTTCAAAACCGTCACGCCCGACTTGACCGCCAATCCGCTGCGTGGATGCACCAGCCCGACATAGCCGCAGGGAAGCGCGATCGAGACGCCCGTCGGCACCAAGGCGCGTTCGAACGGCTTGAGCTCGACGTCCTGTGTGCAG from Bifidobacterium sp. ESL0800 encodes:
- a CDS encoding methionine ABC transporter permease, which produces MNAISAINNTASGVVTLASTQDWSVLRPMLFQSIAQTLEMVFVTLLLGGILGLMLGVVLYGTRPGNLFANATVYRVLDIIVNIVRPIPFIIFLAAMQPLTIKVVGTSIGTMAAIFPMVIMATFATSRLVEQNLVPVDSGVIEAARAMGASKFTIVRTVLIPEALGPLILAYAFLFISILDMSAMAGYIGGGGLGNFAIAYGYQKFDPTVTWTAVIIMIVLVQVVQAIANMLAKRILKRQQ
- a CDS encoding MetQ/NlpA family ABC transporter substrate-binding protein, which produces MTSSGIHQHDDTDISELLADFQRSDEVVRVNHTPRNVIIAVVVAALVVGIAFFGYRGFTANQAGAAKGSPSNPVKIGVVGVTNPEWPIFKSEAQKQGIYVDLVDFQDYTSENPAVDAGNLDLNEFQHILYLANYNMKNHKDLQPIGGVAVYPLGIYSSKYKDIKDIPAGTTVPVPNDETNQARALGVLKSAGLIKLKHRWTAFTTPADIDTADSKVKVAPLKAEQVANALKDPQVSAGVVNNDYVKDAGLKATDAIYQDNAESKEARPYINIFASRAADVSNPTYLKLIKIFHSKKVSDGVMKKSDGSASLAGKYSAADLQGFMKDIEKDAAQAK
- a CDS encoding DUF4234 domain-containing protein, translating into MSNPMPQPNIPLPSIPQPSGSPVGGVPAPSSQPGTVPMPHAMTDPQAGQPQFTSQSNQNFQPIQPVAQPQQGPGRQPFNAPVSPEFQQQETSQFNDGQYQQGQSAYATSQPAPQNPPIDPTVQQYQPRYDVPVQTGMAPVGQLYTGRSLVKWILLGIITLGIYNIVIMTGATDSLNTVAGRYDGKKTMHYCLLYFLVGPITLGIASLVWYHKMSNRIGDELQRRGYARELSASDFWLWDFLGSLIIVGPFIYFYKYLNAINTLCADYNQRG
- a CDS encoding bifunctional (p)ppGpp synthetase/guanosine-3',5'-bis(diphosphate) 3'-pyrophosphohydrolase, with the protein product MGDTVSDNNSAKMLGCEISTDPLDPLQPIVRACRAHHPDADLAILERAYRRAVWQHRTQRRRSGEPYIIHPLAVAQILADLGMGSLVVAAGLLHDTVEDTDYTLDQCREEFGDTVTGLVDGVTKLTRMEVGDSAQAETIRKMVVAMSRDVRVLVVKLADRLHNARTWRYVKPANAQRKARETLDVYAPLANRLGMNAIKTELEELSFKVLYPKIYNEIVVLVNRRAGQRDVYLKQIVSEINEDLADQHIKATVTGRPKDYFSIYQKMIVRGHDFSNIYDLIGVRIIVDTIQDCYAALGAVHARWSPIPGRFKDYIAMPKMNMYQSLHTTVVGPGGKPVEIQIRTWDMHRRSEFGIAAHWKYKENGQAGRKLSEPDKTDKKRESEENQDLSEADNLKWIQQLADWTSETPDSDEFLGSLKEDLGSAEVYVFTPKGKIISLPANATPIDFAYAVHTEVGHRTMGARVNGRLVPLDTVLESGDTVEILTSKSETAGPSRDWLSFVKSPKARNKIRQWFSKERRSEAIDEGRDELTRAMRKRNLPVSNLLTPQALVGVADELNFDNADAVFAAIGDGQVSTQNVISRLVKDAGQDEVEEDVEQEALPLKHVERRRDTNKLGISVKGVEGVWVKLARCCTPVPGDKILGFITKNEGVSVHRADCQNMLNLEKQQPDRVVEVAWTSAKGLFMVKIQVEALDRPHLLTDVTQVLSDHGVNIISATVATGSDRVATSQFSFEMADPQHMNTLLSAVRKIDGVFDVYRLTGAKDSAVPHMRKM
- a CDS encoding methionine ABC transporter ATP-binding protein gives rise to the protein MAEPIIELDHVVKEFRAKGARTSTRAVDDVSLSIDKGDIFGIIGYSGAGKSTLVRMINALERPTSGTVRVLGQDITSLGESSLRPLRQKIGMIFQQFNLFSTKTVAQNVAYPLVLDHWRKDYLERRVNLLLRFVGLADQADKYPSQLSGGQKQRVGIARALATNPEIILADEATSALDPETTGEVLDLLKQVNQVLGVTIVLITHQMNVVQQIANHVAVMSDGKVVERGDAYSLFASPEQEVTKRFIATAISGLPDAERVADIHRQWAGRIVTVLIRQKETRNELNGSWVSASGQNISELISKYAIPTNLVYGGIDTVAGSAIGAMTYELAGDAALVEDFLGELALNSDVFDFGTRQAPVEYGEAVLRPMPRKAGKGSATADGSEQSKEQANETHNGGETR
- a CDS encoding peptidylprolyl isomerase translates to MTNVIMHTTEGDIVLNLFDDKAPETVKNFVGLATGEKEWTDPATGEKSNKPFYDGLTFHRIIKDFMIQGGCPLGNGTGGPGYEFDDEIVEDLKFDEPYKLAMANAGLRRGRDGRQHGTNGSQFFITTVPCPWLNGHHTIFGQVADDAGKSVVDRLQNLPTDGNDMPLEPAGIVSVEVVK
- the dut gene encoding dUTP diphosphatase — encoded protein: MAYAESYNEPENVEVLLKADADGNVPALRYAHAGDAGADLTCTQDVELKPFERALVPTGVSIALPCGYVGLVHPRSGLAVKSGVTVLNAPGTIDAGYRGEIKVPLINLDAEHTVVLHAGDRIAQLVIQRYVEARFVPAATLPGSDRAERGFGSTGLASR
- a CDS encoding NAD+ synthase — its product is MTQLRFALAQIDTCVGDLNGNAATVLQFSRMAALKKAQVVVFPEMTLTGYPIEDLAFRATFRKAAADKADELAQTLQKEGLGSLYVVAGTVGTSEASDVDGKPTNRLVVLHEGSVFSTYDKHFLPNYGVFDEFRIFEAGQHSVILDIEGVKVGVAICEDIWQDGGPVAELAEQGIDVLLTINGSPYEEGKTHTRLDLAVRRAHEVHAPLIYLNQVGGQDDLIFDGGSFVVDADGTLVERSPMFVEDLSYFDFDSAAGHQQVGTLAALRDPDEEVYAACVLGLKDYMAKNHFTGVVLGLSGGIDSALVAAMAADAVGGEHVQGVSMPSMYSSDGSKDDAADLARNIGAKYDIQPIEPLFKAFQGQLELDGIAAENLQARIRGVIVMAYSNSKNLLALATGNKSELACGYSTIYGDAVGGYAPIKDLLKTRVWELSRWRNRAAAAGVGVGGLKIVGNENGGAGVPLKDGVMIPVSSIEKAPSAELRPGQKDSDSLPEYALLDQVLAAYIEKAHGRADLLKDGFDEGTVDTVMRLVDRAEWKRRQYPLGPKVTSLAFGRDRRLPVTSAFRE
- a CDS encoding amidohydrolase, which encodes MTDQTDQTVHIDIKDDLIAIRRHLHEYPELGFKEFETTKYLRDQLQSHGITVLDTTLETGLVAEIKGDNPGPRIALRADIDGLPVCERSGVDRPSKNEGVMHACGHDIHMSGLLAAAFWLAEHSNRIRGSVVILFQPAEETSEGAQHVIAADALGHLDAIVGTHNNPDYKPGQIAVGEEPMMAGCVRFRVTFNADGTHGAYPEAGTGPMEAMASTILALQGIVSRNASPFRPVVLSVTQVQGGDVWNVIPAHAGFMGTIRYFYQDDGDLVARRFREVVESTAAAYGITADIVYDTVAGPLVSDAHLAQVVARDVPDYAELAPIKPSMAGEDFYNYGELAPMVFAFIGSNGQPGRHGLHNPEFVALDGAIKPAAEFYANAALRLGDEWSHR